The following proteins are encoded in a genomic region of Hyla sarda isolate aHylSar1 chromosome 3, aHylSar1.hap1, whole genome shotgun sequence:
- the LOC130360891 gene encoding hemoglobin subunit alpha-3-like isoform X2 — MGNWATSPLDRFWLLKDHDELKSHFSHMDLTPGSQDLKTHGGKYCQALVNEVNHADSLIEHMAKLQDQHTNTLKLSKEQIKWLLDDIRDLIGETFPSDFNEDTRAACDKYFCEVASVLTSS, encoded by the exons GCTCCTGAAGGACCATGATGAATTGAAGTCCCACTTTAGTCACATGGACCTGACTCCTGGTTCTCAGGATCTGAAGACTCATGGAGGAAAGTACTGCCAAGCACTAGTAAATGAAGTAAACCATGCGGACAGCCTCATAGAGCACATGGCCAAGCTCCAAGACCAGCACACCAACACGCTGAAACTGAGCAAAGAACAGATCAAG TGGCTGCTGGATGATATTCGAGACCTCATCGGAGAGACCTTCCCCAGTGACTTCAATGAGGACACCCGGGCGGCTTGTGACAAGTACTTCTGTGAGGTCGCCAGTGTCCTGACCTCCAGCTGA
- the LOC130360891 gene encoding hemoglobin heart muscle subunit alpha-type-like isoform X1, with translation MGLSEGEKALLSAVMAKVAEKKEDIGSEAITRLLKDHDELKSHFSHMDLTPGSQDLKTHGGKYCQALVNEVNHADSLIEHMAKLQDQHTNTLKLSKEQIKWLLDDIRDLIGETFPSDFNEDTRAACDKYFCEVASVLTSS, from the exons ATGGGGCTATCAGAAGGGGAGAAGGCTTTGTTGTCTGCTGTGATGGCCAAAGTAGCAGAGAAGAAGGAGGACATTGGATCTGAGGCCATCACCAG GCTCCTGAAGGACCATGATGAATTGAAGTCCCACTTTAGTCACATGGACCTGACTCCTGGTTCTCAGGATCTGAAGACTCATGGAGGAAAGTACTGCCAAGCACTAGTAAATGAAGTAAACCATGCGGACAGCCTCATAGAGCACATGGCCAAGCTCCAAGACCAGCACACCAACACGCTGAAACTGAGCAAAGAACAGATCAAG TGGCTGCTGGATGATATTCGAGACCTCATCGGAGAGACCTTCCCCAGTGACTTCAATGAGGACACCCGGGCGGCTTGTGACAAGTACTTCTGTGAGGTCGCCAGTGTCCTGACCTCCAGCTGA